The Azospirillum thermophilum genome contains the following window.
GCCATCCCGCCGTGCCGCAGCAGCGCCAGGAACCGGCCCAGCCGCTCCTTGCGGTAGGCCGGCACGTCCATGGTCGAGAAATCGTAGAATCCGCGGCCGGTCTTCAGGCCGATGTTCCCTTCGGCCATGTTGCGCCCGACGATCGCCGGCGAGGCGAAGCGCTCCTGCCCCGTCGCCTCCACCAGATAGCGGCTGGCGTAATAGAGGATGTCGCCGCCGCCCCAGTCGATGAACTCCAGCAGCCCGAGCACGGCGAAGCGGAAGCCGAAGCCGACCCGCACGGCGCGGTCGATGTCCTCGGCCGTCGCCACCCCCTCCTCCACCATGCGGGCGGCTTCGTTCATGCACAGCGCCTGCAGCCGCGGCACGATGTAGCCGGGGGAGGCGGCGCAGCGCACCGGCACCTTGCCGACCGCCTCCAGCAGCCCCTCCAGCGCCCGGATGGCGTCCTCCCCCGTCGCCGGCGCCGGGCTCAGCTCGACCAGCGGCACCAGATAGGCCGGGTTCAGCCAGTGGGCGTTCAGGTAGCGCTCCGGCCGCGCGATCATCCCGGCCAGCGTCGTGGCGAGGAAGGTGGAGGTGGTGGACGCCACCACCGCGTCGGCCGCCGCATGGGCGCCGATCAGCGCGAAGGCCTCGCGCTTGGCCTCCAGCACCTCCGGCACCCCCTCGAAGACGAAGCGGGCATCGGCCAGCCCCTCCGCGACCCGGCCGCGCGGCAGGATCGTGATGCGCGGCAGGATGCGGGCGATGTCGTCCTCGTCCAGCAGCCCGAATTCCGACAGCGCGCGCAGCCCGTCGGCGATCCCCGCCAGGGTCTCCGCCGCCAGCCGGCGGAACTCCTCCTCCGGCCTCGGCTTGGCGTCGATCAGCCGGACGGGATGGCCGGCATAGGCGAAGACGTGGGCGATGCCCGCCCCCATGCGTCCCGCTCCGACGCAGGCGATCACCTCTTTCCCCGTGCCGGCAGGGGACGGTCCGCCGTCCGGGACGCTCTCCCGCGCGCCCATCCTCACAGCCCCTGCGCCAGGAGCCGCGCCATGCCGGCGCGGTCGAGCCCGTCGAGGCCGAGCGTGCCGAGCGTGCGGCCGGTCCGCCGGAAGTCGCGGCCGGCGACCGCCGAGCCGATGGCGAGCAGCCCCGCCGCCACCGGGCACGGGACGCCCGCCCATTCGCCGACCGACACCAGGAAGGCGAGACCGTGGCCGACATCCTCCAGCATGTAGCGGTGGGCCTTCAGGTCCAGCCGCTCGCGCCAGTCGCCGGAATCGACCAGCTTTTCATGGCCGGTGCGGCCGTACATCCATTCCGGCCCTTCGCTGGCGTAATGGTCGGCCAGCGGGAAGTGCGGCGCCCG
Protein-coding sequences here:
- a CDS encoding 3-hydroxybutyryl-CoA dehydrogenase, translating into MGARESVPDGGPSPAGTGKEVIACVGAGRMGAGIAHVFAYAGHPVRLIDAKPRPEEEFRRLAAETLAGIADGLRALSEFGLLDEDDIARILPRITILPRGRVAEGLADARFVFEGVPEVLEAKREAFALIGAHAAADAVVASTTSTFLATTLAGMIARPERYLNAHWLNPAYLVPLVELSPAPATGEDAIRALEGLLEAVGKVPVRCAASPGYIVPRLQALCMNEAARMVEEGVATAEDIDRAVRVGFGFRFAVLGLLEFIDWGGGDILYYASRYLVEATGQERFASPAIVGRNMAEGNIGLKTGRGFYDFSTMDVPAYRKERLGRFLALLRHGGMARPPA